Proteins encoded in a region of the Cryptosporangium minutisporangium genome:
- a CDS encoding glycoside hydrolase family 15 protein, which translates to MVGRIEDYAVIGDLHTAALVGTDGSIDWLCLPRFDSGACFAALLGDEENGHWRIAPVGQSVCTSRKYREDTLILETEWTTPEGTVRVIDLMPPRDDAVDVVRVVEGVSGRVSMRSVLRLRFDYGRIVPWVRHVNGEFAAVAGPDAVWLRSSVPLHGENRATIGDFTVGPGEYVPFVLTWRESWHTNDRDVDAIEQVNNTEVYWRSWIDGCRYEGRWADAVRRSLITLKALTYDPTGGIVAAATTSLPEQIGGPRNWDYRYCWLRDASFTLQALVSNGYDLEALAWRDWLLRAVAGDPSDLQIMYSIKGARRIDEWDVPWLSGYEKSTPVRIGNAASEQLQLDVWGEVLDCLHLAREAGIAGSDDAWHLQKRLVHHLESAWREPDNGLWEVRGDRQHFVHSKVLCWVAFDRMVKTAEQFGQDGDVERWRAIRDEIHAEVCAKGFDRTRNTFTQYYGSTGLDASLLLIPRLGFLPPSDPRVVGTVEAVQRELCVDGFVLRYRPEQEAVDGLPGGEGAFLACSFWLADALFLIGREEEAVALVDRLVALSSDTGLLAEEYDPVTKRHLGNTPQAFSHVALVNSAVLIGGA; encoded by the coding sequence ATGGTCGGCCGGATTGAGGACTACGCGGTCATTGGCGACCTGCACACTGCAGCGCTCGTCGGCACCGACGGCTCGATCGACTGGCTCTGCCTGCCGCGCTTCGACTCCGGCGCGTGCTTCGCTGCCCTGCTCGGTGACGAGGAGAACGGCCACTGGCGGATCGCGCCGGTCGGACAGAGCGTCTGCACCAGCCGCAAGTACCGCGAGGACACGCTGATCCTGGAGACCGAGTGGACGACTCCGGAGGGCACGGTTCGCGTCATCGACCTGATGCCGCCCCGGGACGACGCCGTCGACGTGGTGCGGGTGGTGGAGGGCGTCAGCGGGCGGGTGTCGATGCGCAGCGTCCTGCGGCTGCGGTTCGACTACGGGCGGATCGTCCCCTGGGTCCGGCACGTCAACGGCGAGTTCGCCGCGGTCGCCGGCCCGGACGCGGTGTGGCTGCGCAGCAGCGTCCCGCTGCACGGAGAGAACCGGGCGACGATCGGGGACTTCACGGTCGGGCCGGGGGAGTACGTGCCGTTCGTGCTCACCTGGCGCGAGTCCTGGCACACCAACGACCGCGACGTGGACGCGATCGAGCAAGTCAACAACACCGAGGTGTACTGGCGCAGCTGGATCGACGGGTGCCGTTACGAGGGACGCTGGGCCGACGCGGTCCGGCGGTCGCTGATCACGCTCAAGGCGCTGACGTACGACCCGACCGGAGGGATCGTCGCTGCCGCCACGACGTCGCTGCCCGAACAGATCGGTGGACCCCGCAACTGGGACTACCGCTACTGCTGGCTGCGGGACGCGTCGTTCACGCTCCAGGCGCTGGTGTCCAACGGATACGACCTGGAGGCGCTCGCCTGGCGCGACTGGCTGCTGCGCGCGGTCGCCGGCGACCCGTCCGACCTGCAGATCATGTACTCGATCAAGGGTGCCAGGCGGATCGACGAGTGGGACGTCCCGTGGCTGTCCGGGTACGAGAAGTCGACGCCGGTCCGGATCGGCAACGCGGCGAGCGAGCAGCTCCAACTGGACGTCTGGGGCGAGGTGCTCGACTGTCTGCACCTCGCGCGGGAGGCCGGCATCGCCGGGAGCGACGACGCCTGGCACCTGCAGAAGCGGCTGGTCCACCACCTGGAGTCCGCCTGGCGGGAGCCGGACAACGGTCTCTGGGAGGTCCGCGGCGACCGGCAGCACTTCGTGCACTCGAAGGTGCTGTGTTGGGTGGCGTTCGACCGGATGGTCAAGACCGCCGAGCAATTCGGTCAGGACGGCGACGTCGAACGGTGGCGGGCGATCCGGGACGAGATCCACGCGGAGGTGTGCGCCAAGGGCTTCGACCGGACGCGGAACACGTTCACCCAGTACTACGGCTCGACCGGCCTCGACGCGTCGCTGCTGCTCATCCCGCGGCTGGGGTTCCTGCCGCCGAGCGATCCCCGGGTGGTGGGCACCGTCGAGGCGGTGCAGCGCGAGCTGTGCGTCGACGGGTTCGTGCTGCGGTACCGCCCGGAGCAAGAGGCGGTCGACGGCCTACCCGGCGGCGAGGGCGCGTTCCTGGCCTGCAGCTTCTGGCTGGCCGACGCGTTGTTCCTGATCGGGCGCGAGGAGGAGGCGGTCGCGCTCGTCGATCGCCTGGTGGCGCTCTCCAGCGACACGGGGCTACTAGCCGAGGAGTACGACCCGGTCACCAAGCGTCACTTGGGTAACACCCCTCAAGCGTTCAGCCACGTCGCGCTCGTGAACTCCGCGGTGCTCATCGGCGGGGCCTGA
- a CDS encoding sigma-70 family RNA polymerase sigma factor, whose amino-acid sequence MTTDVVEPSTRVVEVDDTAAPDRDLVGTYLHEISRTPLLNAAQEVELSKQVEAGLLAEFWLDEGTIPEHITRSELTRLVAEGRRAKDAFILANLRLVVSIARRYTRSAMPLLDLVQEGNSGLVRAVEKFDYQRGYKFSTYATWWIRQAISRAIAQQARTVRLPVHLVEEINRMRNVRRDLTRELGREPEIAEMAGALDIEPSRVEELIRWARETVSLDTPVGEDGETSLSDLVADRDEPSPEDVVIAALQRDGLGQMIERLDPRSARIVRARYGLEDGRQQSLTEIAGTLGLSRERVRQLENAALHQLRELAASEGVVAA is encoded by the coding sequence ATGACGACGGACGTTGTGGAACCGAGTACCCGGGTCGTCGAGGTGGACGACACCGCGGCACCGGACCGCGACCTCGTCGGCACATACCTGCACGAGATCAGCCGCACACCGCTGCTGAACGCCGCGCAGGAAGTGGAGCTGTCGAAACAGGTCGAGGCCGGCCTCCTCGCCGAGTTCTGGCTCGACGAAGGAACGATCCCCGAGCACATCACGCGTTCTGAGCTTACCCGGCTCGTGGCCGAAGGTCGCCGGGCGAAGGACGCATTCATTCTGGCCAACCTTCGCCTGGTGGTTTCGATCGCGCGGCGGTACACCCGCAGCGCGATGCCGCTGCTGGACCTGGTGCAGGAGGGTAACTCCGGCCTGGTCCGTGCCGTGGAGAAGTTCGACTACCAGCGCGGATACAAGTTCTCCACCTACGCGACCTGGTGGATCCGGCAGGCGATCAGCCGAGCCATCGCGCAGCAGGCCCGAACGGTCCGGCTCCCCGTCCACCTCGTGGAGGAGATCAACCGGATGCGTAACGTCCGGCGCGATCTGACCCGTGAGCTGGGCCGTGAGCCCGAGATCGCGGAGATGGCCGGCGCGCTAGACATCGAGCCGTCGCGGGTCGAGGAGCTGATTCGGTGGGCGCGGGAGACCGTGTCGCTGGACACCCCGGTCGGTGAGGACGGCGAGACCTCGCTGTCCGACCTGGTCGCGGATCGGGACGAGCCGTCGCCGGAGGACGTGGTCATCGCCGCGCTCCAGCGGGACGGGCTCGGGCAGATGATCGAGCGGCTCGACCCGCGGTCGGCGCGGATCGTCCGGGCGCGGTACGGCCTCGAGGACGGGCGGCAGCAGTCGCTCACCGAGATCGCCGGCACGCTGGGACTGTCCCGCGAGCGAGTGCGGCAGCTCGAGAACGCGGCGCTGCACCAGCTCCGCGAGCTCGCCGCCTCCGAAGGCGTGGTTGCAGCCTGA
- a CDS encoding DUF2630 family protein yields MQEKQIITRVDELVAEEHSLRQRLAAGELTAAEEHERLKRVEEELDQCWDLLRQRRAKRDAGQNPDDATPRPVSEVESYLQ; encoded by the coding sequence GTGCAGGAGAAGCAGATCATCACGCGGGTCGACGAGCTGGTCGCCGAGGAGCACTCGCTCCGGCAGCGCCTGGCCGCCGGTGAGCTGACCGCCGCCGAGGAACACGAGCGCCTCAAGCGGGTCGAGGAAGAGCTCGACCAGTGCTGGGACCTCCTCCGTCAGCGGCGGGCGAAGCGCGACGCGGGCCAGAACCCGGACGACGCCACGCCGCGTCCGGTGAGCGAGGTCGAGTCGTACCTGCAGTAA
- a CDS encoding glycerophosphodiester phosphodiesterase encodes MPNRSARLAAGSVLGLAMAVSAPAAATAAPSGLEVLAEPAAVAARPGAPGTKPVVIAHRGASGYRPEHTLAAYQLAIEQGADFVEPDLVSTKDGVLVARHENEIGGTTDVASHPEFADRKTTKTIDGRTITGWFTEDFTLAELKTLRAVERLPAVRPGNTAYDGKFRVPTLQEVVDLVKRESKRRHRTIGLYPETKHPTYFRSIGKPLEEPLVKTLKRSRPPKVIIQSFETGNLRRLNRMIDVPLVQLVDAAGAPYGDGRTYDDLVTPAGLADIRTYADGVGLNTARVIGPTQAPTTVVADAHAVGLIVHVWTIRSENQFLPAAFRIGTDPNAVGDVEGWLRLLLAQRIDGFFTDFPDVGRAVVDGRRAA; translated from the coding sequence ATGCCCAATCGGAGTGCCCGCTTAGCGGCGGGCTCGGTACTCGGGCTGGCCATGGCCGTGAGTGCACCCGCCGCGGCCACGGCCGCCCCGTCGGGGCTGGAGGTGCTCGCCGAGCCCGCCGCGGTGGCCGCCCGCCCAGGCGCCCCCGGAACGAAGCCCGTCGTCATCGCGCACCGCGGAGCCAGCGGATACCGGCCCGAGCACACGCTCGCCGCCTACCAGCTCGCGATCGAGCAGGGCGCGGACTTCGTCGAGCCCGACTTGGTCTCGACGAAGGACGGCGTGCTGGTCGCGCGTCACGAGAACGAGATCGGCGGCACCACCGACGTCGCGAGCCACCCGGAGTTCGCCGACCGCAAGACCACCAAGACGATCGACGGCCGGACGATCACCGGCTGGTTCACCGAGGACTTCACGCTCGCCGAACTCAAGACTCTCCGGGCGGTCGAGCGCCTCCCGGCCGTCCGCCCCGGCAACACCGCGTACGACGGCAAGTTCCGGGTGCCGACGCTCCAGGAAGTCGTCGACCTGGTGAAGCGGGAGAGCAAGCGGCGTCACCGGACGATCGGGCTCTACCCGGAGACCAAGCATCCGACGTACTTCCGCTCGATCGGCAAGCCCCTGGAAGAGCCACTGGTGAAGACGCTGAAGCGGAGCCGGCCGCCGAAGGTGATCATCCAGTCCTTCGAGACCGGCAATCTTCGACGCCTCAACCGGATGATCGACGTGCCGCTCGTCCAACTCGTCGACGCCGCGGGCGCGCCCTACGGCGACGGCCGCACGTACGACGACCTGGTCACCCCGGCGGGCCTGGCCGACATCCGGACCTACGCGGACGGCGTGGGGCTGAACACCGCTCGGGTGATCGGTCCGACGCAGGCGCCCACGACCGTGGTCGCGGACGCACACGCGGTCGGGCTGATCGTGCACGTCTGGACCATCCGCAGCGAGAACCAGTTCCTGCCGGCCGCCTTCCGCATCGGCACCGATCCGAACGCCGTGGGGGACGTCGAGGGCTGGTTGCGGCTGCTGCTGGCTCAGCGGATCGACGGGTTCTTCACCGATTTCCCGGACGTCGGCCGAGCGGTGGTCGACGGACGCCGCGCGGCCTGA
- a CDS encoding LysE family translocator, which produces MLTAALAGLGLGLFVAAQVGPVSLLCVRTVLRYGLAPGLAIGLGAALVDMAYATLGLLGVAQLVRSDTIRWTLGTIGAGVLIWMGARTLWTAHRVRLGLETVDEVTTVKAALRTSVLATASNPLTIASWASIFAAASTAALTSSPASAGSLLAGLGIGSIGWFTVLALGVALARRRIGDRLMQTVDTLSGVGLMAFGGMLAYRTVRDS; this is translated from the coding sequence ATGCTCACCGCTGCCCTGGCCGGGTTGGGACTCGGTCTCTTCGTCGCGGCCCAGGTCGGGCCGGTTTCCCTACTCTGCGTCCGCACCGTCCTGCGCTACGGGCTGGCGCCCGGGCTCGCGATCGGGCTCGGCGCCGCGCTCGTCGACATGGCGTACGCCACGCTCGGCCTGCTCGGAGTCGCCCAACTGGTCCGGTCGGACACCATCCGGTGGACGCTCGGCACCATCGGCGCCGGCGTCCTGATCTGGATGGGTGCCCGCACGCTGTGGACGGCCCACCGGGTGCGACTGGGCTTGGAAACCGTGGACGAGGTGACCACCGTCAAGGCGGCGTTGCGCACGTCCGTGCTGGCCACCGCGTCCAATCCGCTGACGATCGCGTCCTGGGCCTCGATCTTCGCCGCCGCGTCCACCGCCGCGTTGACGTCGTCACCGGCCTCGGCGGGGAGCCTGCTCGCCGGCCTCGGCATCGGCAGCATCGGCTGGTTCACGGTGCTGGCGCTCGGCGTGGCGCTCGCCCGGCGGCGGATCGGGGACCGCTTGATGCAGACGGTCGACACGCTCTCCGGGGTCGGTTTGATGGCCTTCGGCGGCATGCTCGCATATCGGACTGTGCGGGACAGTTAG
- the orn gene encoding oligoribonuclease: MTERLVWVDCEMTGLELGHDALIEVAALVTDSELNILGEGIDVVIHASDEMLSGMLDVVRDMHAKSGLTDEVRASTVTLAEAEDQVLAYIQEHVPDPKSAPLCGNSIATDRGFIARDMPRLDNYLHYRMVDVSSIKELCRRWYPRVYFGQPAKGLAHRALADIRESIRELQYYRQAIFVPQPGPDVEQARTIAASLSDPK; the protein is encoded by the coding sequence GTGACTGAGCGTTTGGTGTGGGTCGACTGCGAGATGACCGGACTTGAACTGGGACACGACGCGCTCATCGAGGTTGCTGCGCTCGTGACCGATTCCGAGCTGAACATCCTCGGTGAGGGCATCGACGTGGTGATCCATGCCTCTGACGAGATGCTGAGCGGGATGCTGGACGTGGTCCGGGACATGCACGCCAAGTCCGGGCTCACCGACGAGGTGCGCGCCTCGACGGTGACGCTCGCCGAGGCTGAGGACCAGGTGCTCGCCTACATCCAGGAGCACGTCCCGGACCCGAAGTCGGCGCCGCTGTGTGGGAACTCGATCGCGACCGACCGGGGCTTCATCGCGCGCGACATGCCGCGGCTCGACAATTATCTGCACTACCGGATGGTCGACGTCTCCTCGATCAAGGAGTTGTGCCGGCGCTGGTACCCGCGGGTGTACTTCGGGCAGCCCGCGAAGGGGCTCGCGCACCGGGCGCTGGCCGACATCCGGGAGAGCATCCGCGAGCTCCAGTACTACCGGCAGGCGATCTTCGTCCCCCAGCCCGGGCCGGACGTCGAGCAGGCACGGACCATCGCGGCCTCGCTGTCCGACCCGAAATGA
- a CDS encoding DUF4190 domain-containing protein, whose amino-acid sequence MTDAPAPTSPGRMRLAMVAFGLGIAGFAGGLPYLPLYGIGFAFVASPGWGTYLLGLCAVAAVVLGPIALRRCERQRRRGSLLALAGLVVGSLGLPGLLMAVSLIGVHDMTGIRFDPCW is encoded by the coding sequence ATGACCGACGCTCCGGCGCCGACGTCTCCCGGGCGCATGCGCCTCGCCATGGTCGCCTTCGGCCTGGGCATCGCGGGCTTCGCCGGCGGGTTGCCGTACCTACCGCTCTACGGAATCGGCTTCGCGTTCGTCGCGTCTCCGGGCTGGGGTACGTACCTGTTGGGGCTGTGCGCGGTGGCCGCTGTGGTGCTCGGGCCGATCGCACTGCGGCGCTGCGAGCGGCAGCGACGTCGAGGCTCGCTGCTTGCCCTCGCGGGCCTGGTCGTCGGCTCGCTCGGGCTGCCCGGGCTGCTCATGGCCGTCAGCCTGATCGGCGTCCACGACATGACCGGGATCCGATTCGACCCGTGCTGGTGA
- a CDS encoding VOC family protein encodes MALRPAQVNIKALDHATVGQFWAEALGWSAYRGGSGLTTYVGPVGGLVWPDPVAVGINVVPVPGAKTATKNRVHLDLASTSAAHQTELVARLRTLGATPADVGQRDVPWTVLADPEGNEFCVLEPREIYRDTGPIAAVVVDCADPRTMAHFWGEATDWIRHEVTDEYAALRSAEGVGPYLEFLRTPGEKTAPDRVHLDLLPYPGDDQAAEVARLRALGATDLDIGQGDVPWTCLTDPDGHEFCVLALS; translated from the coding sequence ATGGCGCTGCGCCCTGCCCAGGTGAACATCAAGGCTCTCGATCACGCGACGGTCGGCCAGTTCTGGGCGGAGGCACTCGGCTGGAGTGCCTACCGCGGCGGCTCCGGCCTGACCACCTACGTGGGGCCCGTCGGCGGCTTGGTCTGGCCGGACCCGGTCGCCGTCGGCATCAACGTCGTGCCCGTGCCGGGAGCCAAGACGGCAACGAAGAACCGCGTGCACCTCGATCTCGCCAGCACCTCCGCGGCCCATCAGACGGAGTTGGTCGCGCGTCTGCGGACTCTGGGCGCGACGCCCGCCGATGTGGGCCAGCGTGACGTGCCGTGGACGGTCCTCGCCGATCCGGAGGGCAACGAGTTCTGCGTGTTGGAGCCTCGGGAGATCTACCGGGACACCGGGCCGATCGCCGCGGTGGTGGTCGACTGCGCAGATCCGCGGACCATGGCCCACTTCTGGGGTGAGGCGACGGACTGGATCCGGCACGAGGTGACCGACGAGTACGCGGCGTTGCGCTCCGCCGAGGGCGTCGGCCCGTATCTCGAGTTCCTCCGTACGCCCGGCGAGAAGACCGCGCCCGACCGGGTCCATCTCGACCTGTTGCCGTACCCCGGCGACGACCAAGCGGCGGAGGTGGCCCGCCTGCGGGCCCTCGGCGCCACCGACCTCGACATCGGCCAGGGCGACGTCCCGTGGACGTGTCTGACCGACCCGGACGGCCACGAGTTCTGCGTCCTTGCCCTGTCCTGA
- a CDS encoding DUF2795 domain-containing protein — translation MERSDKHGPRQDEAMARETEGLVRSGHSGRTEEWRDPEPSGEDQPEADFAPNGTLTGGVPEGLTPEGVEGRSELAAHLGKEIYPARRDQLIDRLVENNAPARLVSAVRDLPADAEYQNAGEVASALGYGHEAHRF, via the coding sequence ATGGAACGCAGCGACAAACACGGACCACGGCAGGACGAGGCGATGGCGCGCGAGACCGAAGGTCTGGTGCGGTCCGGGCATTCGGGTCGGACCGAGGAGTGGCGCGACCCGGAGCCCTCCGGCGAAGACCAGCCCGAGGCCGACTTCGCGCCGAACGGCACGCTGACCGGCGGCGTTCCCGAGGGGCTCACCCCGGAGGGCGTCGAGGGACGCTCGGAGCTCGCCGCGCACCTGGGCAAGGAGATCTACCCGGCGCGCCGCGACCAGCTCATCGACCGGCTGGTCGAGAACAACGCTCCCGCGCGGTTGGTCAGCGCGGTTCGCGACCTGCCCGCCGATGCCGAATACCAAAACGCAGGGGAAGTGGCTTCTGCCCTCGGGTACGGCCACGAAGCTCACCGCTTTTAG
- a CDS encoding L,D-transpeptidase, whose product MSGVTMRAVRTTVGGDAERHGRRWAKRVGAAVLAVGLLAACDSAAGAPTGEFSPAGNTASKSPAVPTTLALTAPANKATKVLTSSVLTFTTNGTLDTVTLTGSDGKPVAGNVSSDKKSWVPARQLAYSATYKVVATASQGGENSKTLTSTFTTMAQPSSITGADLYVNDGDTVGIGLPIVVEFTNSIPKSQRAAVERRLFVTSTPAVEGSWHWFSGSEIHYRPRAYWPSGAKVSVRLAIGGLPMGDGSYGKRDRFATFTVGRAVTSKVVNKDKTMYVYKDGKLIRKFPISLGKRSTPTSSGRMVAMEKAYKKTFDSGTFGVPSDSPDGYRQVVYFDVRFTWGGEFVHAAPWSVGSQGRENVSHGCVNASTANASWFYELTLKGDPIEVIGTETRVEKGNGWTDWELSWEQYKAGSALR is encoded by the coding sequence ATGAGCGGGGTAACGATGCGGGCGGTCCGCACCACGGTCGGCGGCGACGCCGAGCGACACGGTCGGCGATGGGCGAAGCGGGTCGGCGCCGCGGTGCTCGCGGTGGGGTTGCTGGCCGCGTGTGACAGCGCGGCCGGAGCGCCGACCGGGGAGTTCAGCCCGGCCGGCAACACGGCGTCGAAGAGCCCGGCGGTGCCGACGACGCTCGCCCTGACGGCGCCGGCGAACAAGGCCACGAAGGTCCTGACCAGCTCGGTGCTGACGTTCACCACCAACGGCACGCTCGACACGGTGACGCTCACCGGCTCGGACGGGAAGCCGGTGGCGGGCAACGTCTCGAGCGACAAGAAGTCGTGGGTGCCGGCGCGGCAGCTCGCGTACAGCGCCACCTACAAGGTGGTCGCGACGGCGTCGCAGGGCGGCGAAAACAGCAAGACGCTGACGTCCACGTTCACGACGATGGCCCAGCCGTCCTCGATCACCGGCGCCGACCTCTACGTCAACGACGGTGACACGGTGGGGATCGGGCTGCCGATCGTCGTCGAGTTCACGAACAGCATCCCCAAGTCGCAGCGTGCCGCGGTGGAGAGGCGGCTCTTCGTCACCAGCACCCCCGCTGTCGAAGGCTCGTGGCACTGGTTCTCCGGGAGCGAGATCCACTACCGTCCGCGCGCGTACTGGCCGAGCGGCGCGAAGGTGTCGGTGCGGCTGGCCATCGGCGGCCTGCCGATGGGTGACGGGAGCTACGGCAAGCGTGACCGGTTCGCCACGTTCACGGTCGGCCGCGCGGTGACCAGCAAGGTCGTCAACAAAGACAAGACGATGTACGTCTACAAGGACGGGAAGCTGATCCGGAAGTTCCCAATCAGCCTCGGCAAGCGCAGCACGCCGACGTCGTCCGGCCGGATGGTCGCAATGGAGAAGGCGTACAAGAAGACGTTCGACTCCGGAACGTTCGGCGTGCCGTCGGACTCACCAGACGGGTACCGGCAGGTGGTGTACTTCGACGTCCGGTTCACCTGGGGCGGGGAGTTCGTGCACGCTGCGCCGTGGTCGGTCGGCTCGCAGGGACGTGAGAATGTCTCGCACGGATGTGTCAATGCGTCGACGGCCAACGCCAGCTGGTTCTACGAGCTGACGCTCAAGGGCGACCCGATCGAGGTCATCGGCACCGAGACGCGCGTCGAGAAGGGCAACGGCTGGACCGACTGGGAGCTCAGCTGGGAGCAGTACAAGGCGGGTAGCGCGCTGCGCTGA
- a CDS encoding flavin reductase family protein: MTNTSADQVKSALGRFATGVVVLSVRDGRPPESAPPGPDALDPDEDFDDPADDLAVTLTALMPVSLFPPIVAIAVDSAGYVAEVLGRRAHWGLSVLASNQAALAGRFAVAGRPSARLLLAEEEHHRGAATGALLLDRAGATLECVTTDRRSVGDHLLVTASVVSATTGSGRNPLVRYDRGYRTLTPRD; this comes from the coding sequence GTGACGAACACCTCGGCCGACCAGGTGAAATCCGCTCTCGGGCGGTTCGCCACCGGCGTCGTGGTGCTGAGCGTCCGGGACGGACGGCCACCCGAATCGGCGCCGCCCGGCCCCGATGCTCTCGATCCCGACGAGGACTTCGACGACCCCGCCGACGATCTCGCCGTCACCCTCACAGCGTTGATGCCGGTCTCGTTGTTCCCGCCGATCGTGGCGATCGCGGTGGATTCGGCCGGCTACGTCGCCGAGGTACTGGGCCGCCGGGCGCACTGGGGGTTGTCGGTCCTCGCCAGTAATCAGGCGGCGCTGGCCGGACGGTTCGCGGTGGCCGGACGTCCGAGTGCCCGGTTGCTGCTGGCCGAGGAGGAGCACCACCGCGGCGCGGCGACCGGCGCGCTGCTGCTCGACCGAGCCGGCGCCACGCTGGAGTGCGTCACCACCGATCGCCGATCGGTCGGGGACCACCTGCTGGTGACCGCCTCGGTGGTGAGCGCCACCACCGGCTCGGGACGCAACCCCCTGGTGCGGTACGACCGCGGGTACCGGACCCTCACACCGCGTGATTGA